One segment of Channa argus isolate prfri chromosome 17, Channa argus male v1.0, whole genome shotgun sequence DNA contains the following:
- the syt14b gene encoding synaptotagmin-14b isoform X3, which produces MAFFKSFQQNLPSVNISTIFDSVSSRVDDLANAVSDATYAVSDQLTEQVTTIINKVQEEEEGENNSRGQESGQTSTAQEAKACNKSIWQMSRDSEKSHSVSKNNQTSASTEAEYSAGQLEWEWRDGCWRVKKTEAELAEEEKKKKEEEELRQNRERRRRERREKQLEKEAQLKRNKEGSQQGEQEDEADAAEKTEESSREARRGSDSGRLYDAQQKSEDYVESPHSNGSETKRLSKDKGEGEEEMKDTLEKEDDEEEADFSTSSSVKKKKSDKKKGKGTNEDSKKAEKASDVEKKKGKDKKSWKKKSNQEGVLSESEEDRGLEAVPQQNTTSVWSSKRKQSTEQGGYSSEASSERAANSIQRIKTDSSLNELQPPPYRDDSSTNCVTSRSRSERGISRGSCPHQCESPRCSSEASEDQDTESYLNKGCEEDIPSDSTAVLGPEGGSGLQLPTAYEPEPLAKYGTLDVAFEYDSSEQWLAVTVTAATDIPALKQTGNIAWQVHLVLLPTKKQRAKTGVQKGPCPVFTETFKFSRVEQEALGDYAVRFRLYSIRRMKKEKVLGEKVFYLTRLNLQGKMALPVTLEPGSELTGCGSLVSVSRSAGALSYRSTEDSSLPEILLGLIYNSATGQLSAEVIQGSHFKTTASDKPVNTYVKLTMLDSKGKEMSKCKTAVCRGQLNPTYKETFVFHVALFQLSEVSLVVSVFCRRSSVRPRERLGWVSLGLNSTTEEQQAHWTEMKEAEGQQICHWHTLTNT; this is translated from the exons ATGGCCTTCTTCAAGAGCTTCCAGCAGAACCTCCCATCTGTCAACATTTCCACAATCTTCGACTCGGTCTCCAGTCGTGTGGATGACCTGGCCAATGCTGTCAGCGATGCAACTTATGCTGTTAGTGATCAGCTGACCGAGCAGGTCACCACTATAATCAACAAGGtgcaagaggaggaagagggagaaaacaacagcaggGGGCAGGAGTCTGGTCAGACTTCCACAGCACAGGAAGCCAAGGCCTGCAATAAAAGCATATGGCAAATGTCTAGGGACTCAGAAAAAAGTCACTCAGTTTCAAAGAACAACCAAACCAGTGCTTCAACAGAGGCAGAGTACAGTGCGGGCCAGCTGGAGTGGGAATGGAGGGACGGCTGCTGGAGAGTTAAAAAGACAGAAGCTGAGTtagcagaggaagagaagaaaaagaaagaggaagaggagctgcGGCAAAACAGAGAGcggaggagaagagaaaggagggagaAGCAGCTGGAAAAAGAAGCACAgctaaagagaaacaaagaaggaTCCCAACAAGGAGAACAAGAGGACGAAGCTGatgctgcagaaaaaacagaagaaagtaGTAGAGAAGCCAGAAGGGGAAGTGACAGTGGACGCCTGTATGACGCTCAACAAAAAAGTGAGGATTATGTTGAAAGTCCTCATTCAAATGGTTCTGAAACTAAAAGGTTATCAAAAGATAAAGGGGAAGGGGAAGAAGAGATGAAGGACACCCTGGAgaaagaagatgatgaggaagaggcTGATTTTTCCACATCTTCatcagtaaaaaagaaaaagtcagacAAAAAGAAGGGGAAAGGCACAAATGAGGATtcaaagaaagcagaaaaagccTCAGatgtggagaagaaaaaggggaaagataagaaaagctggaaaaagaagagCAACCAAG AGGGAGTTTTGTCAGAGAGTGAAGAGGACAGAGGCCTAGAGGCTGTGCCCCAGCAGAACACAACTTCTGTGTGGAGCAGCAAACGCAAACAGTCCACTGAGCAGGGAGGATACAGCAGTGAGGCCTCAAGTGAACGAG CAGCCAACAGCATCCAGAGAATAAAGACTGATTCATCTCTCAATGAGCTCCAGCCTCCTCCGTACCGAGACGACAGCTCGACTAACTGCGTCACGTCTCGTTCCCGCTCAGAGCGAGGGATTAGCAGAGGATCGTGCCCGCACCAATGCGAAAGTCCCCGCTGCTCCAGTGAGGCCAGTGAGGACCAGGACACAGAGAGCTACCTCAACAAAGGTTGTGAGGAGGACATACCCAGTGACAGCACCGCTGTTCTGGGACCAGAG ggtGGTTCAGGTCTCCAGCTCCCCACAGCCTATGAACCAGAGCCCCTTGCCAAATATGGCACCCTGGACGTTGCCTTTGAGTATGATTCCAGTGAACAGTGGTTGGCTGTCACAGTCACCGCGGCCACAGACATCCCTGCTCTCAAACAGACGGGCAACATCGCGTGGCAGGTCCACCTGGTCCTGCTGCCCACGAAGAAGCAACGGGCCAAGACTGGTGTGCAGAAAGGCCCGTGTCCTGTCTTTACAGAAACATTCAAGTTTTCCAGGGTGGAACAGGAGGCCTTGGGGGACTACGCTGTTCGATTCCGCCTGTACAGTATCAGGAGGATGAAAAAAGAGAAGGTCCTTGGAGAAAAGGTGTTTTATCTGACCAGGCTCAACCTGCAGGGCAAGATGGCTCTACCCGTCACCCTGGAGCCTGGCTCCGAACTTACA GGTTGCGGCTCTCTGGTGAGTGTTTCTCGCAGTGCAGGCGCCCTGTCTTACCGCTCTACCGAGGACTCGTCTTTGCCGGAGATTCTCCTGGGTCTCATCTACAACTCTGCCACTGGGCAGTTATCGGCCGAGGTCATCCAGGGGAGCCACTTCAAAACCACGGCGTCTGATAAACCCGTCA ACACCTATGTCAAGTTGACCATGCTGGACTCCAAGGGGAAAGAGATGTCCAAGTGTAAGACAGCTGTATGCCGCGGGCAGCTCAACCCCACCTACAAGGAGACGTTTGTGTTCCACGTGGCCCTCTTCCAGCTGTCTGAGGTGTCGCTGGTAGTGTCGGTGTTCTGCCGTAGGAGCAGCGTGAGGCCCAGGGAGAGGCTGGGCTGGGTCTCCCTGGGTCTCAACAGCACCACCGAGGAGCAGCAGGCCCACTGGACAGAGATGAAAGAGGCAGAGGGACAGCAGATTTGTCACTGGCACACGCTCACCAACACATAG
- the syt14b gene encoding synaptotagmin-14b isoform X4, protein MAFFKSFQQNLPSVNISTIFDSVSSRVDDLANAVSDATYAVSDQLTEQVTTIINKVQEEEEGENNSRGQESGQTSTAQEAKACNKSIWQMSRDSEKSHSVSKNNQTSASTEAEYSAGQLEWEWRDGCWRVKKTEAELAEEEKKKKEEEELRQNRERRRRERREKQLEKEAQLKRNKEGSQQGEQEDEADAAEKTEESSREARRGSDSGRLYDAQQKSEDYVESPHSNGSETKRLSKDKGEGEEEMKDTLEKEDDEEEADFSTSSSVKKKKSDKKKGKGTNEDSKKAEKASDVEKKKGKDKKSWKKKSNQEGVLSESEEDRGLEAVPQQNTTSVWSSKRKQSTEQGGYSSEASSERERGISRGSCPHQCESPRCSSEASEDQDTESYLNKGCEEDIPSDSTAVLGPEGGSGLQLPTAYEPEPLAKYGTLDVAFEYDSSEQWLAVTVTAATDIPALKQTGNIAWQVHLVLLPTKKQRAKTGVQKGPCPVFTETFKFSRVEQEALGDYAVRFRLYSIRRMKKEKVLGEKVFYLTRLNLQGKMALPVTLEPGSELTGCGSLVSVSRSAGALSYRSTEDSSLPEILLGLIYNSATGQLSAEVIQGSHFKTTASDKPVNGLFCCIKHFVGGQLYIMRDTYVKLTMLDSKGKEMSKCKTAVCRGQLNPTYKETFVFHVALFQLSEVSLVVSVFCRRSSVRPRERLGWVSLGLNSTTEEQQAHWTEMKEAEGQQICHWHTLTNT, encoded by the exons ATGGCCTTCTTCAAGAGCTTCCAGCAGAACCTCCCATCTGTCAACATTTCCACAATCTTCGACTCGGTCTCCAGTCGTGTGGATGACCTGGCCAATGCTGTCAGCGATGCAACTTATGCTGTTAGTGATCAGCTGACCGAGCAGGTCACCACTATAATCAACAAGGtgcaagaggaggaagagggagaaaacaacagcaggGGGCAGGAGTCTGGTCAGACTTCCACAGCACAGGAAGCCAAGGCCTGCAATAAAAGCATATGGCAAATGTCTAGGGACTCAGAAAAAAGTCACTCAGTTTCAAAGAACAACCAAACCAGTGCTTCAACAGAGGCAGAGTACAGTGCGGGCCAGCTGGAGTGGGAATGGAGGGACGGCTGCTGGAGAGTTAAAAAGACAGAAGCTGAGTtagcagaggaagagaagaaaaagaaagaggaagaggagctgcGGCAAAACAGAGAGcggaggagaagagaaaggagggagaAGCAGCTGGAAAAAGAAGCACAgctaaagagaaacaaagaaggaTCCCAACAAGGAGAACAAGAGGACGAAGCTGatgctgcagaaaaaacagaagaaagtaGTAGAGAAGCCAGAAGGGGAAGTGACAGTGGACGCCTGTATGACGCTCAACAAAAAAGTGAGGATTATGTTGAAAGTCCTCATTCAAATGGTTCTGAAACTAAAAGGTTATCAAAAGATAAAGGGGAAGGGGAAGAAGAGATGAAGGACACCCTGGAgaaagaagatgatgaggaagaggcTGATTTTTCCACATCTTCatcagtaaaaaagaaaaagtcagacAAAAAGAAGGGGAAAGGCACAAATGAGGATtcaaagaaagcagaaaaagccTCAGatgtggagaagaaaaaggggaaagataagaaaagctggaaaaagaagagCAACCAAG AGGGAGTTTTGTCAGAGAGTGAAGAGGACAGAGGCCTAGAGGCTGTGCCCCAGCAGAACACAACTTCTGTGTGGAGCAGCAAACGCAAACAGTCCACTGAGCAGGGAGGATACAGCAGTGAGGCCTCAAGTGAACGAG AGCGAGGGATTAGCAGAGGATCGTGCCCGCACCAATGCGAAAGTCCCCGCTGCTCCAGTGAGGCCAGTGAGGACCAGGACACAGAGAGCTACCTCAACAAAGGTTGTGAGGAGGACATACCCAGTGACAGCACCGCTGTTCTGGGACCAGAG ggtGGTTCAGGTCTCCAGCTCCCCACAGCCTATGAACCAGAGCCCCTTGCCAAATATGGCACCCTGGACGTTGCCTTTGAGTATGATTCCAGTGAACAGTGGTTGGCTGTCACAGTCACCGCGGCCACAGACATCCCTGCTCTCAAACAGACGGGCAACATCGCGTGGCAGGTCCACCTGGTCCTGCTGCCCACGAAGAAGCAACGGGCCAAGACTGGTGTGCAGAAAGGCCCGTGTCCTGTCTTTACAGAAACATTCAAGTTTTCCAGGGTGGAACAGGAGGCCTTGGGGGACTACGCTGTTCGATTCCGCCTGTACAGTATCAGGAGGATGAAAAAAGAGAAGGTCCTTGGAGAAAAGGTGTTTTATCTGACCAGGCTCAACCTGCAGGGCAAGATGGCTCTACCCGTCACCCTGGAGCCTGGCTCCGAACTTACA GGTTGCGGCTCTCTGGTGAGTGTTTCTCGCAGTGCAGGCGCCCTGTCTTACCGCTCTACCGAGGACTCGTCTTTGCCGGAGATTCTCCTGGGTCTCATCTACAACTCTGCCACTGGGCAGTTATCGGCCGAGGTCATCCAGGGGAGCCACTTCAAAACCACGGCGTCTGATAAACCCGTCA ATGGTCTGTTTTGTTGTATAAAACACTTCGTAGGGGGACAGCTTTATATCATGAGAG ACACCTATGTCAAGTTGACCATGCTGGACTCCAAGGGGAAAGAGATGTCCAAGTGTAAGACAGCTGTATGCCGCGGGCAGCTCAACCCCACCTACAAGGAGACGTTTGTGTTCCACGTGGCCCTCTTCCAGCTGTCTGAGGTGTCGCTGGTAGTGTCGGTGTTCTGCCGTAGGAGCAGCGTGAGGCCCAGGGAGAGGCTGGGCTGGGTCTCCCTGGGTCTCAACAGCACCACCGAGGAGCAGCAGGCCCACTGGACAGAGATGAAAGAGGCAGAGGGACAGCAGATTTGTCACTGGCACACGCTCACCAACACATAG